The DNA region gctctctgcaacttttcgaagtttgaaattccgactttttataccaaaaatctgccaattactgaaagcggcagtgggtcacattttgcccaaaccctcctgcagttttcaaaatatcccaaacatcccaaattcccttcccttcaccaaggcctctccatcctctttacccccccccccaccttccacaACCATACACCATACATTTCCCCTACCAACTATACACCCAATCTTCACTTTCCATGGCCTCCGTCTAATATTCTCACAGTAGATTGCCAGTTTCGCCAATAACCTGCATGAAAATTTGACTTTCAACGTCCCAACCCCCTTCCCTAAGCCCCCATGtgtcctccccccctttcctctatcacccctccccaccctctaccccccaccccatccccgGTCATCTTGGTTCGTGGTCAAACCGTTCCTTGTGACAAGCTTCGCTTTTATTCTTAAATTTCAGATCAATACTATTTCTCTCTGCTCAAGTTTTCGAGTCAATCACTCCACCTGTGTTCATAGGGATACAGCTTCCACTGTATATTTGGTTACAGTGAACCTCTCTAAAGTCGCCCCAGTGGCATTCTTACTTTTATCTGTAACCATCAGCTTCCACGCTCAAAAATGggatgttaaaaaaaaaagggtTTTCCTTTTTCCTTTAACCAGGAATTTGACCGCGCGGGCCCACAATTCCCAGCTCTCCAGCCTACGTTTTTTTAACAAACCTGTGTTGGCTGAACGAGGGGGAACTATGGTGTctttatcgtgtgtgtgtgtgtgtgtgtgtgtgtgtgtgtgtgtgtgtgtgtgtgtgtgtgtgtgtgtgtgtgtatgtgtgtgtgtgtgtgtgtgtgtgtgtgtgtgtgtgtgtgtgtgtgtgtgtgtgtgtgtgtgtgtgtgtgtgtgtgtgtgtgtgtgtgtgtgtgtgtgtgtgtgtgtgtgtgtgtgtgtgtgtgtgtgtgtgtgtgtgtatgtgtgtgtatgtgtgtgtttgtgtttgtgtgtgtgtgtgtgtgtgtgtgtgtgctcgctctatggtgcttgcgggggttgagcatgggctctttcgtcccgcctgtcaatcaattggttgacagttgagaagagGGTTGAttgacaggttcctgagccttctggtctCTGTCATATTTATAtcagaaactgtgtatggagtcagcctccaccacatcactgcctagtgcattccattttttaactactctgacgctgaaaaaaaatctttctaatgtctctatggttcatttgggtactcagtttccacctgtgtccccttgtgcgagtaccaTTCTTCTTAAATAAGGTCTCTGCCTACTCTGTTAATTCcagtgaggattttatatgtagtAATCATTTCTCCagtatctcttctgtcttccagcgacgtgaggtgcaattcacgcagcctttactcatagctcataccttttAGTTCTggaaccagtctggtggcataactTTGAACCTTCTCCCAGCTTGGTCTtacgcttgacaaggtatggactccatactggagccgcatattccacgattggtctgacatatgtggtatacaaggttctaaattatTCTTGACACaaatattccttacacaagtgtccGTCCACCTGTCGGTGTGTTCCATTCTGAGTGATAGCATGAAACGCAATTCAGAGCAGGTAACAGTAGCTCAAGCTTTGAGTGGGTTTGGTTACTCCTcccagtgttagcaccaccacgGAACACCTGGTTACACCTcccagtgttagcaccaccacgGAACACCTGGTTACACCTcccagtgttagcaccaccacgGAACACCTGGTTACACCTcccagtgttagcaccaccacgGAACACCTGGTTACTCCTcccagtgttagcaccaccacgGAACACCTGGTTACTCCTcccagtgttagcaccaccacgGAACACCTGGTTACTCCTcccagtgttagcaccaccacgGAACACCTGGTTACTCCTCCCAGTCTTAGCACCACCACGGAACACCTGGTTACTCCTcccagtgttagcaccaccacgGAACACCTGGTTACTCCTCCCAGTCTTAGCACCACCACGGAACACCTGGTTACTCCTcccagtgttagcaccaccacgGAACACCTGGTTACTCCTCCCAGTCTTAGCACCACCACGGAACACCTGGTTACTCCTCCCAGTCTTAGCACCACCACGGAACACCTGGTTACTCCTcccagtgttagcaccaccacgGAACACCTGGTTACTCCTcccagtgttagcaccaccacgGAACACCTGGTTACACCTcccagtgttagcaccaccacgGAACACCTGGTTACACCTcccagtgttagcaccaccacgGAACACCTGGTTACTCCTCCCAGTCTTAGCACCACCACGGAACACCTGGTTACTCCTcccagtgttagcaccaccacgGAACACCTGGTTACTCCTCCCAGTCTTAGCACCACCACGGAACACCTGGTTACTCCTCCCAGTCTTAGCACCACCACGGAACACCTGGTTACTCCTcccagtgttagcaccaccacgGAACACCTGGTTACTCCTcccagtgttagcaccaccacgGAACACCTGGTTACTCCTcccagtgttagcaccaccacgGAACACCTGGTTACTCCTcccagtgttagcaccaccacgGAACACCTGGTTACTCCTcccagtgttagcaccaccacgGAACACCTGGTTACTCCTcccagtgttagcaccaccacgGAACACCTGGTTACTCCTcccagtgttagcaccaccacgGAACACCTGGTTACACCTCCCAGTCTTAGCACCACCACCGAACACCAAGTTAAGACCACGGTaatgaaatgaggcacaagttaaGGGTAGTAAAAGTCGTAATGTTGGTCACCTGTACCTGCTTTGTATCCAGCTTGACTGTATCCAGCTCGGCTGTATCCAGCTCGGCTGTATCCAGCTCGGCTGTATCCAGCTTGACTGTATCCAGCTTGCCTGTATCCAGCTTGCCTGTATCCAGCTTGACTGTATCCAGCTTGCCTGTATCCAGCTTGCCTGTATCCAGCTTGACTGTATCCAGCTCGACTGTATCCAGCTTGCCTGTATCCAGCTTGACTGTATCCAGCTTGACTGTATCCAGCTTGCCTGTATCCAGCTTGCCTGTATCCAGCTTGACTGTATCCAGCTTGACTGTATCCAGCTTGCCTGTATCCAGCTTGCCTGTATCCAGCTTGACTGTATCCAGCTCGACTGTATCCAGCTTGACTGTATCCAGCTTGACTGTATCCAGCTTGCCTGTATCCAGCTTGACTGTATCCAGCTCGACTGTATCCAGCTTGACTGTATCCAGCTTGACTGTATCCAGCTTGACTGTATCCAGCTCGGCTGTATCCAGCTTGACTGTAACCAATAAACCACAGTAACGTACTGAATTTCAAAGACAATTTTGTGATAATGAAGTGGGATCGAACTCTCGTCTGTGGCCTCCCAGCCCATCATGGTGCAGTGGGTAGTGTGCATCTCTGAGGGAGCCGGAGTCCCCAAGATAATCCCAAGCAAAGCGATGATATTGTCTCTtaaataatttattgacttaaaaaaaaaatcagccgTAAATGAACTCAAGCAACCGTTTAATCCTTACGAAAGTTAAGACTTTAACAGCTCATTAAAAAGATCAATTATAAATGTTTTTTGACTTACAACCTTTAATTAGCATGTGGTAAAGACCACCCAAGCTTTTCAAAACAATTAACTTTTTTGATATATATCAAAAGAGTATATAAAAGTCCTTTTAAAAATTGTATTTTTTTTCCGCGAATGTGTGTAAATGTAACAAATTTGCTTTTGTAACTTAATACTGAGAGTTGACCTGATATTGTAATAGAGAACATAAGGCTCATTGTCACGCCTACACCAGCCGCGTTACAACGATTGAATCAACCTTTGCAACATATCACCCGCTTAATTAATTTCGCATAATTAAGAGGTCAATCACCCTTAATTATCCACGGCCTTATTCAAGCCCGTGGTGGTCCAACTTGAACCACGACCCGGCCTCAGGCTCGTCTAGCCTGAGGCCATCCCTACATACTCTCCCTACGTGCTGGAAACTCTTACGTCAAGCAAAACCGacacactaacctaacctacgggCTAACTATACaccaaaatatattcatttacatCTAAAAGAAAGTATAGTTTTGGTAGTAACACAGACAGGGAGCCAAATTACGAATTGGCCGCCGCTTGAACGAGCTCAGAACGAGTCGTTGTAAATACTTTTAATTGTAGAAATTGTAAACCATTCAGAATAAATAATTAATGCAGAAAAACGCTAAAAATTCACAGAAATTCAAACTGATATATCACGTGTGTCTTACTTATACACCGTCATACACCGTCATACATCGCAGTTCATACAGGAGAGAGAAGCTTACTCATCCGTCAATCTTAAATTACAACGATGCAACTCCTGTGCATGAACTCATACGATTCTTGGTGCAatcctcatacacacagcccgtcctcatacacacagccccgtcctcatacacacagcccgtcctcatacacacagcccgtcctcatacacacagcccgtcctcatacacacagccccgtcctcatacacacagcccgtcctcatacacacagccccgtcctcatacacacagccccgtcctcatacacacagcccgtcctcatacacacagcccgtcctcatacacacagcccgtcctcatacacacagcccgttctcatacacacagcccgtcctcatacacacagcccgtcctcatacacacagcccgtcctcatacacacagcccgtcctcatacacacagcccgtcctcatacacacagcccatcctcatacacacagcccgtcctcatacacacagcccgtcctcatacacacagcccgtcctcatacacacagccccgtcctcatacacacagcccgtcctcatacacacagcccatcctcatacacacagcccatcctcatacacacagcccatcctcatacacacagcccatcctcatacacacagcccgtcctcatacacacagcccgtcctcatacacacagcccgtcctcatacacacagccccgtcctcatacacacagctccgtcctcatacacacagcccgtcctcatacacacagcccgtcctcatacacacggcccgtcctcatacacacagcccgtcctcatacacacagcccgtcctcatacacacaacccgtcctcatacacacagcccgtcctcatacacacagcccgtcctcatacacacggcccgtcctcatacacacagcccgtcctcatacacacagcccgtcctcatacacacagcccgtcctcatacacacagcccgtcctcatacacacaacccgtcctcatacacacagcccgtcctcatacacacagcccgtcctcatacacacagcccgtcctcatacacacagcccgtcctcatacacacggcccgtcctcatacacacaacccgtcctcatacacacagcccgtcctcatacacacagcccgtcctcatacacacagcccgtcctcataaacaaatgccaaagtccattccatccacccgccaaacactccaggtgtttatgaatgaaaaacagtttacacacgactcacgactgataagaacataagaacataagaacaaaggtaactgcagaaggcctattggcccatacgaggcagctcctattctataaccacccaatcccactcatatacttgtccaacccgtgcttgaaacaatcgagggaccccacctccacaatgttacgcggcaattggttccacaaatcaacaaccctgttactgaaccagtatttacccaagtctttcctaaatctaaacttatccaatttatatccattgtttcgtgttctgtcctgtgttgatacttttaataccctattaatattcccccggttatgtccattcatccacttgtaaacctctatcatgtcacccctaactcttcgcctttccagtgaatgcaacttaagctttgttaatctttcttcatatgaaagatttctaatttggggaattagcttagtcatcctacgctggacacgttcaagtgaatttatatccattctataatatggcgaccaaaactgaactgcataatctaaatggggcctaactagagcaagatatagcttgagaaccacaccaggtgtcttgttactaacgctgcgattaataaatccaagtgtccgatttgccttattacgaacatttatgcattgatccttttgttttaaattcttactaatcataactcccagatccctttcgcaatccgacttcgcaatcacaacaccatctagctcgtatcttgtaactctatcatcattacctaacctcagaactttacatttatcagcattaaactgcatctgccaatcctttgaccatttcaaaaccctatctagatcaacttgaagtgatagtgagtcctcctccgaattaatttccctaccgattttcgtatcatcggcaaatttgcaaatgttgctactcaaacctgaatctaaatcatttatatatattataaacaacagaggtcccaggacagagccttgaggcactccacttacaacattttcccactctgacttgattccatttatactaactctctgtttcctttggtatagccatgccctaatccagcttaatacagcacccccaataccatgagactctatttttttaatcagtctttcatgtggcactgtatcaaaagctttgctaaagtcaaggtatacaacatcgcaatccttaccactatcaactgcctcaacaatgctagaataaaaagataacaaatttgttaaacatgaacggccatttataaaaccatgttgcgactcaattattaatttatgtttttcaagatgaagacgaattttatttgctattatagattcgagtaactttcccacaatagacgttaggctaattggtcgatagttagacgcaagtgatctatctcctttcttaaaaactggtatcacattagcaactttccaaaactctggcactctgcctgactctattgatttattaaatatggttgacagtgggtcacaaagctcctctttgcattctttaagcaccctagcaaacacttcatccggccctggggatttgtttggtttgagttttactatttgtttaagaacatcctccctggtaactgctaaactcgtcaacctgtcctcgtccccacccacatacacttgttcggctgaaggcatattgttaagttcctctttagtaaatacagatacaaaatatttattaaaaatactactcatctcttcatcactatctgttatttgacctgtctcagtttttaatggacctatcctttccctagtcttagtacgatataactgaaaaaaccctttaggatttgtctttgcttgccctgctatgcgaacttcatagtttctttttgctttccttatctcttttttaacatttctaaccagttgtacgaattcctgttctaaagtgacctccccatttttaatccttttgtaccaagctctctttttacctataaggttcttcaaattctttgttatccactttgggtcattagtatacgatctattcaatttgtatggtatactacgttcctgtgctttgtttagaatattcttaaatgagttatatattgaatccacatcgaaaaatgacgttcgaacacttccggaacaagtgcttcactgacgactggtgttcgagccacaacgctgtaaatgcttcacccacgtactacaaatacaaataatcgccaacagaacctgaacacctaacctgCTAACCAATGCCTTAttatgcacaatatgttaatatatagcagtattcatttatatttgagaaaattcctcatAAATTCCCCCGCACTCAAGAAATACTCACTCAATCGCACTCAAGAAACACCAGTGTATCATTGTCCTACCGCTTAAAACTCGCAAAGAAACAAGTACAAAATCtcatgcgagagagagagagagagagagagagagagagggagagagagagagagagagagagagagagagagagagagagagagagagagagagagagagagagagagagagagagagagagagagagagagagagagagagagggaggggggaggagtccTCTGTTTTCCTAGAAGTATCCAGAGAAGAAAATCTCCCGTAGGAATTCCAGGAAACCAAATGAGCAGCGGTGATCTCTCTCTGCTACGCATTCCATTTGCTCACATCGTTCACCTGCTTGCGGTTAACGCGTCGTGCGCTCATGGGTTCCGAGAAGCCTGGCCTGGGGAGCCTAATTTCCCTGCCACGTTCCCTCGATCCGTCGCTCCGAATTATTTTCCTCACCCAGACACGCATCAACCCCCATGCTCctcgccaggggccagattcacgaaagcacttacgccagcacttacgaacgtgtacatctttcctcaatctttgacggctttggtttcatttattaaacagtttaccagcatgaaaacttgccaatcaactgttgttattgttacaaacagcctcctggtgcttcggagctcattaactgtttaataattgtaaacaaagacgccaaagattgagaaaagatgaacaggttcgtaagtgcttgcgtaagtgctttcgtgaatctggcccctgatctatTGAGGCACGAAAAACGTTAGTATTACGGTGGTTTTATTTGGTCTAACAGGTAGGCTTTTTAACGGAATCGATCAATTAATCGAAAGGACTGGCTGACATAAGCGATAGACCTGTCTTAGACAATCCAAATGACGTTCACAGGTTAGTTCAGTTTGTTCACTAAACAAGCTGGTGGCGTGTTTAGTGAAATCACTTACTCCAAATGAAAATGACGGTGTTCACTGTAGCTGCcactggaggcctggtcggggaccgggccgcagggacattgagccccgaaatcatggcacGATAACCATCATATACCATCGTTCATATACAACTGTTTGACTTATTCCCCTGAGCACCTTGGctcataagttttttttttttatttttttttctaccacagacgtggccagacatttacaatgctaaccagcatatatacattttcttctgtcctccatggacagggttaga from Procambarus clarkii isolate CNS0578487 chromosome 31, FALCON_Pclarkii_2.0, whole genome shotgun sequence includes:
- the LOC123758876 gene encoding rhoptry surface protein CERLI2-like, whose amino-acid sequence is MKEGHFNSNEEEQDDAKMALKLDTAELDTVKLDTVKLDTVKLDTVELDTVKLDTGKLDTVKLDTVKLDTVELDTVKLDTGKLDTGKLDTVKLDTVKLDTGKLDTGKLDTVKLDTVKLDTGKLDTVELDTVKLDTGKLDTGKLDTVKLDTGKLDTGKLDTVKLDTAELDTAELDTAELDTVKLDTKQDLKHYDTNIFQEPNSHLNIGKDLA